Proteins from a genomic interval of Syngnathus acus chromosome 4, fSynAcu1.2, whole genome shotgun sequence:
- the LOC119121820 gene encoding cytochrome c oxidase assembly factor 7, producing the protein MAGLVNFEDEKEVEEFLDNLGVEYSYQCHKENDPEGCQRLADYMEGVKANYEAAAQVLKHNCDKNGHAESCYKLGAYHVTGKGGVNKCLKSAYSLFMQACNAGGKKSIDACHNVGLLAHDGRAMEGGAAETDIARRYYEKACAGGFAPSCFNLSALYIEGNAEGVKPDMVTALKYATRACELGHVWGCANASRMYKLGDGTEKDEKKAEELKNRARELHGLQKEKQLKFGE; encoded by the exons ATGGCTGGACTCGTTAACTTTGAAGATGAAAAAGAAGTGGAGGAATTTCTGGATAATTTAGGCGTGGAGTACAGCTACCAGTGCCACAAGGAGAACGATCCCGAAG GGTGCCAGAGGTTAGCAGATTACATGGAAGGAGTGAAGGCGAACTACGAGGCTGCTGCACAGGTGCTCAAACACAACTGTGACAAAAATGGTCATGCAGAGAGCTGCTACAAACTGGGGGCTTACCATGTCACAGGCAAAG GTGGTGTGAACAAGTGCCTGAAAAGTGCCTACTCTCTCTTCATGCAAGCATGCAACGCCGGTGGGAAGAAATCAATCGACGCCTGCCACAACGTGGGTCTGCTCGCTCACGACGGGCGGGCCATGGAGGGTGGAGCCGCCGAGACGGACATTGCCCGGCGCTACTACGAGAAGGCGTGTGCGGGCGGCTTCGCCCCGTCTTGTTTTAATCTCAGCGCCTTGTACATCGAAGGCAACGCCGAAGGGGTCAAGCCTGACATGGTGACAGCGCTCAAGTACGCCACACGGGCTTGCGAGCTGGGACACGTGTGGGGCTGCGCCAACGCCAGCCGCATGTACAAGCTGGGCGACGGCACCGAGAAGGACGAGAAGAAGGCAGAGGAGCTGAAGAATCGAGCTAGGGAACTACACGGTTTGCAAAAGGAGAAACAGCTCAAATTTGGGGAGTGA